In the genome of Fibrobacter succinogenes, the window GCATTCCAAGTCAGTTACCTAAAGCGGCATTTTGACATAGGCCAAATGAAACCTGCCAACGGATATCTCCGCGAATTTCAACTTGTTGAAGTTGATTTTACAAGACACATCCTTGATTTGCTCAAGCCCTACGATATCCAAATGTACCTTGAAGGCGGAGCCCTATTGGGCGCAAAGCGTCACAAGGGATTCATTCCTTGGGATGACGATATCGACATTGCGATGTCTCGAGCCGATTTCAACAAGCTCCTTCACGTTCTACAGACCGACCCCAATTTCGTGTGGATTGACACAACGCAAAAGTCCGGTTACTATGCCGAATATTACGACAAGAACATCCGCGCGAATGCAAACAAGAATGTCGCTCTCATGACTCCGACTTGTGTACACATATTCAATGGAACTTGTTTGAGGGACGCAAAGAACCTGGAATTTTTCCCGAACGATTTCTTGAAAGAAGACGTAACCGAAGAACAGTACCTCGCCTTCAGAGACAAAGCCATCGCATTCATAAGAAAGCCTCATGCCTGGAAGGAACTTTTCGACTTCTACGAAGCCACATGGAAAGAGAGCGGCATTTTTTCGATGGAGCACACGTCCAGAATCGTTCCGGGGCTCGGTAACTGGGACCTGACTGAATACGGCTATCACGGATTTAGAAATCACGATGACGTTTATCCCACAACGACCATCCTATTCGAAGGCAAGGAACTTCCCTGCCCGAACAAGGCCGAAGAGATCCTGGACAGGGAATACGGAAAGAACTGGCGCGACTACCCCAAAGACATCGGATT includes:
- a CDS encoding LicD family protein, whose product is MKPANGYLREFQLVEVDFTRHILDLLKPYDIQMYLEGGALLGAKRHKGFIPWDDDIDIAMSRADFNKLLHVLQTDPNFVWIDTTQKSGYYAEYYDKNIRANANKNVALMTPTCVHIFNGTCLRDAKNLEFFPNDFLKEDVTEEQYLAFRDKAIAFIRKPHAWKELFDFYEATWKESGIFSMEHTSRIVPGLGNWDLTEYGYHGFRNHDDVYPTTTILFEGKELPCPNKAEEILDREYGKNWRDYPKDIGFPQTLVDRNKYFKLIGEPLIDFKEF